A section of the Spirosoma pollinicola genome encodes:
- a CDS encoding LytR/AlgR family response regulator transcription factor, with product MNAFANDSIFETMSRPFHNSVEKIADSTCLQKLLIPFYDRKRTVSVDEIVRLEGCGNYTNFFLKDGTKMLVSRTLKEYEILLDGQAFVRVHKSCIVNLGFVRKFFIKKEGELELTDGQQVKISRRRAQVFIDRIRDFQPVVVS from the coding sequence ATGAACGCATTCGCTAACGACTCTATTTTCGAAACTATGTCCAGACCTTTCCACAATAGTGTGGAAAAAATTGCCGATTCTACGTGTTTGCAAAAGCTCCTCATTCCGTTTTATGATCGTAAACGTACAGTTTCCGTCGATGAAATTGTACGGCTGGAAGGTTGTGGTAATTACACAAACTTCTTTTTAAAAGACGGTACTAAGATGCTGGTGTCTCGTACGCTAAAAGAATACGAAATCCTGCTGGATGGTCAGGCTTTTGTTCGGGTGCATAAATCCTGTATCGTCAATCTTGGTTTTGTTCGTAAGTTCTTTATTAAGAAGGAAGGCGAACTTGAATTAACTGATGGCCAGCAGGTGAAAATTTCACGTCGTCGGGCACAAGTGTTTATCGATCGTATCCGTGATTTTCAACCGGTAGTAGTCAGTTAA
- the pheS gene encoding phenylalanine--tRNA ligase subunit alpha, with amino-acid sequence MLDKVKDLHQEIKQYDINTAEQLEQFRMRFISRKGVVTELFEGLKSVPPADRRAVGQELNGLKNLAQERFEAFSQRIEEQQTSATNAPPVDLTLPTIPNLTGTQHPLSLVRQRIIQIFERIGFNVADGPEIESDWYNFGALNFPDNHPARDMQDTFFVEKASDSAPADMLLRTHTSNVQIRLMERQKPPIRSIMPGRVYRNETISARAHCMFHQVEGIYIDKNVGFKDLKDTLYHFVKEMFEPGTQIRFRPSYFPFTEPSAEIDISCQICGGKGCNICKHTGWVEIAGSGMVDPQVIANCGIDPEEYTGFAFGMGIERITQLKYVVNDLRLYTENDVRFLRQFEGL; translated from the coding sequence ATGCTGGATAAAGTAAAAGACCTACACCAGGAGATTAAACAGTACGATATCAATACGGCCGAGCAACTGGAGCAGTTTCGGATGCGATTTATTAGCCGTAAAGGTGTTGTGACTGAGTTGTTTGAAGGCTTGAAAAGCGTTCCGCCCGCCGATAGAAGAGCGGTGGGTCAGGAACTCAACGGCCTTAAAAACCTAGCTCAGGAGCGCTTTGAGGCTTTTAGCCAACGAATAGAGGAGCAACAAACATCGGCCACCAATGCACCACCCGTTGACCTTACCCTGCCAACGATACCAAATCTTACGGGTACGCAGCACCCGCTGAGCCTCGTTCGCCAACGGATCATTCAAATTTTCGAACGAATCGGATTTAACGTAGCCGACGGTCCCGAGATCGAATCGGACTGGTACAACTTTGGCGCCCTCAACTTCCCCGACAATCACCCGGCCCGCGATATGCAGGACACGTTTTTTGTCGAGAAAGCTAGCGACAGTGCCCCTGCCGATATGCTGCTGCGTACGCATACATCGAACGTACAAATCCGTTTGATGGAGCGTCAGAAACCTCCTATACGGTCTATCATGCCGGGTCGGGTATACCGCAACGAAACCATATCGGCGCGGGCGCACTGTATGTTCCATCAGGTTGAAGGCATTTATATTGACAAAAATGTCGGGTTCAAAGATCTGAAAGACACGCTTTACCACTTTGTAAAGGAAATGTTCGAGCCTGGCACCCAAATTCGTTTCCGGCCTTCATATTTCCCTTTTACAGAGCCAAGTGCAGAGATTGATATATCGTGCCAGATCTGCGGAGGTAAAGGTTGTAACATTTGTAAACATACGGGCTGGGTCGAAATTGCCGGTTCAGGTATGGTTGATCCACAGGTTATTGCCAATTGCGGCATCGACCCCGAAGAGTACACAGGCTTTGCCTTTGGTATGGGTATCGAGCGCATCACACAGTTGAAATACGTAGTGAACGACTTACGTCTATACACCGAAAACGATGTGCGCTTCCTGCGCCAGTTTGAAGGACTTTAA
- a CDS encoding exodeoxyribonuclease VII large subunit — MSPLRLSDLAFTLDAVIDEAFGQKAVWVVAETSDIKNYPDRGYCFLTLVERDANGRDTLAKLDACIWRKNYHAIGDFERATGVAFARNIQLLLLVSVSFSPVYGLRLEILKIDPSYTLGNLERERQTVLDTLVKNHPDLVWLEDGQYITANQLLPRPAVIQRVALITAPNSDGWRDFRHELTQNPFGYDFVVDEYLTQVQGQGAERAICGQLERIRTSSVGYDAVVIVRGGGSQLDFGSFDSYLMGEAVAGFGIPILAGIGHERNVSITDLLCHESVKTPTKAAGFLIEHNRKFEETCLQLRDRLRVVTRDALQTAREELDRETERLRFVSQTYFRECHTNLTEKAVTLRHLDPSNVLRRGYALLLRNGRILTQASSVQPDEMLEVQMRDGTIPIKVRQS, encoded by the coding sequence ATGTCTCCCCTCCGCCTTTCAGATTTAGCATTTACGCTCGATGCCGTTATAGACGAAGCATTTGGGCAGAAGGCCGTATGGGTAGTGGCCGAAACGAGCGACATAAAAAACTATCCTGACAGAGGCTACTGTTTTCTGACGTTAGTGGAACGCGATGCTAACGGCCGCGACACGCTGGCGAAACTCGATGCCTGCATCTGGCGTAAGAACTACCATGCTATCGGCGATTTTGAACGGGCAACGGGCGTTGCTTTCGCCCGGAATATCCAGCTTCTACTGCTGGTGTCTGTTAGTTTTAGCCCCGTCTATGGATTACGACTGGAGATCCTGAAAATTGACCCATCCTATACACTCGGCAACCTCGAACGCGAGCGGCAAACGGTACTCGATACACTCGTCAAAAACCATCCCGATTTGGTTTGGCTCGAAGACGGACAATATATTACGGCCAATCAATTATTACCCCGCCCGGCCGTTATTCAGCGGGTGGCACTTATTACGGCCCCTAACTCAGATGGCTGGCGTGACTTCCGGCACGAACTGACCCAGAATCCCTTTGGCTACGATTTCGTTGTTGACGAATATTTGACGCAGGTGCAGGGTCAGGGTGCCGAACGGGCTATTTGCGGCCAGTTGGAACGTATCCGCACAAGCAGTGTAGGGTATGATGCCGTTGTGATTGTGCGCGGAGGTGGCTCGCAGTTGGACTTTGGCTCATTTGATTCCTATTTGATGGGCGAAGCCGTTGCTGGTTTTGGCATTCCAATTCTGGCAGGAATTGGCCACGAACGAAACGTGAGTATTACTGACCTGCTCTGTCATGAGAGTGTAAAAACGCCGACAAAAGCGGCTGGCTTCTTGATTGAACATAATCGAAAATTTGAAGAAACCTGTCTCCAGCTGCGTGACCGTCTGCGGGTTGTCACGCGTGACGCTCTGCAAACCGCCCGGGAGGAATTGGATCGTGAAACAGAACGACTTCGGTTTGTTTCGCAAACCTATTTTCGTGAATGTCATACAAATCTCACTGAAAAGGCGGTTACCCTACGCCATCTGGACCCGTCTAATGTGCTACGTCGTGGCTATGCTTTGCTGCTTCGCAACGGCCGAATTCTGACCCAGGCAAGCAGCGTTCAGCCTGACGAAATGCTTGAGGTACAAATGCGTGATGGAACCATACCCATCAAGGTCAGGCAATCATAA
- the xseB gene encoding exodeoxyribonuclease VII small subunit, with protein sequence MTYQESYDQLSTLVYEIENEQVPLDELPGKIRLATELITFCQERLRAVETEYQEVIERLPKR encoded by the coding sequence ATGACTTATCAGGAATCTTATGACCAATTGAGTACATTGGTCTATGAAATTGAGAATGAGCAGGTTCCACTTGATGAGCTGCCCGGAAAAATCCGGCTGGCTACTGAGTTGATTACGTTTTGTCAGGAGCGCCTTCGAGCCGTTGAGACGGAATATCAGGAGGTAATCGAACGTCTGCCAAAGCGTTGA
- a CDS encoding OmpA family protein, with the protein MNLFANLTNVLNSEVLSRIAAYIDEPFEKTSKAVDGLVYTIVGGLMKRTTSEIGVNQLYNHIQKGRYDGLSLDNLPTVLRDPAQTNTLITQGNDVISHLLPAMKSSIGSMISSYAGIRNSSAISLLGLTTTIVLQVLGKQVKDQKLDADGLATSLFSEREAFVSIVPEEFMPRLVEKVGLHQVVAGLATPARRAVVESPGRTVVTATRPAINYDLGDDSETDNGALTKWGVGALIALALAFGGYYLYQNTQKYSDGTEEATDVTTVTSDTIQADTVTRSLAVPKEQAVKTAPKSTSAISASALSATGLAGAAASGSLTQQLAPYLGNAALPKGRTLPLTGIAFQPGSLSMTPGSQATVNELATLLKTYPQMQVLLVGFANDAPGGVLTNKALSFKRVNTIKQQLVSSGINFMRIDAIGRGTGIAKGDTSRVPKPAMRKIILKVVSK; encoded by the coding sequence ATGAATTTATTTGCCAATCTGACTAATGTTTTAAATTCGGAGGTTTTGTCGCGCATAGCTGCATACATAGACGAACCGTTCGAAAAAACCAGCAAAGCCGTTGATGGCCTTGTGTATACAATTGTGGGGGGCCTGATGAAACGCACAACGAGTGAAATTGGCGTTAATCAGTTGTATAACCACATCCAGAAAGGCCGTTACGACGGACTTTCACTCGATAACCTACCCACGGTACTGCGTGACCCCGCCCAAACGAATACGCTGATTACGCAGGGTAACGATGTCATTAGTCATTTACTGCCCGCCATGAAAAGCTCCATTGGCAGTATGATTTCGAGTTATGCCGGCATTCGTAATTCGTCGGCGATTTCATTGCTGGGTTTAACCACAACTATTGTGCTACAGGTACTTGGCAAACAGGTGAAAGACCAGAAATTAGATGCCGATGGCCTGGCCACGTCGCTATTTTCGGAACGGGAAGCCTTTGTCAGCATTGTGCCGGAAGAGTTTATGCCCCGCCTGGTTGAGAAAGTTGGCCTCCATCAGGTTGTGGCCGGGCTAGCAACACCCGCCCGACGAGCCGTTGTTGAATCGCCCGGGCGGACAGTTGTTACGGCCACACGTCCGGCAATCAATTATGACCTTGGCGACGATTCTGAAACAGATAATGGTGCCCTGACAAAATGGGGTGTTGGCGCACTAATTGCCCTGGCGCTCGCTTTTGGTGGTTACTACCTCTATCAGAACACCCAGAAATACTCGGACGGAACCGAAGAAGCGACCGATGTTACTACGGTTACCAGCGATACAATTCAGGCCGATACCGTTACCCGGTCGTTGGCCGTCCCTAAAGAGCAGGCGGTTAAAACCGCTCCAAAATCCACGTCAGCCATATCGGCATCGGCATTGAGTGCAACAGGGCTTGCCGGAGCCGCTGCGTCTGGCAGTTTGACTCAACAACTAGCTCCCTACCTCGGCAACGCTGCCTTGCCTAAAGGTCGTACACTTCCCTTAACAGGCATTGCGTTTCAACCAGGCTCTTTATCGATGACTCCCGGTTCGCAGGCCACCGTTAACGAGTTGGCTACGTTGTTAAAAACCTACCCGCAAATGCAGGTGTTACTCGTTGGCTTCGCGAATGATGCACCAGGAGGGGTGCTTACAAACAAGGCTCTATCGTTTAAGCGAGTGAATACAATAAAGCAGCAGTTGGTATCATCAGGCATTAATTTTATGCGAATCGACGCCATTGGACGGGGTACAGGTATTGCCAAAGGCGACACCTCCCGCGTACCTAAACCAGCGATGCGAAAAATCATCCTGAAAGTAGTATCCAAATAG
- a CDS encoding SDR family NAD(P)-dependent oxidoreductase: MNSETGKTALITGASSGIGQELAKLFAQDGYNLVLVGRSDDKLDRLDEVFKNNYGTDQITVIHKDLAQEDAAQDVYNQIKAKGITVNVLVNDAGVGLYGLFATDTDWEREKAMIHLNVLSLTQMTKLFLYDMLARNEGKILNLASLLSITPSPLMAVYAGTKAYVYNFTQSLVNELKDTNVTITALLPNATDTDFFNKANAENTKVTDELQDPVMVAQEGYDALMAGKPKIVPGGFKNKSYEVMAYVAPQETLAALMRDKMSQKPEPEEEKEASISLAWGIGFGIAVIAGIALTVGYKNASPYDKIRYRYKAKSASDSLSNTLSSVLSTVVTGVADAYKTTKQKAQQLAEKEEDVQEEIAA; this comes from the coding sequence ATGAACTCAGAAACGGGGAAAACTGCCCTGATTACCGGTGCCTCAAGTGGTATTGGTCAGGAACTCGCCAAACTCTTCGCACAGGATGGCTATAACTTAGTTTTAGTAGGTCGCAGTGATGATAAACTGGACAGGCTGGACGAGGTATTTAAAAATAATTACGGTACAGATCAGATTACGGTCATTCATAAAGACTTGGCGCAGGAAGATGCTGCACAGGATGTTTATAACCAGATAAAGGCAAAGGGAATTACGGTCAATGTACTCGTCAATGATGCGGGCGTTGGTCTTTATGGCTTGTTTGCTACCGATACAGACTGGGAGCGAGAAAAGGCAATGATTCACCTCAACGTCTTGTCGCTGACCCAAATGACGAAGCTGTTTCTGTATGATATGCTGGCACGTAACGAGGGCAAAATTCTGAATCTGGCCTCTCTCCTATCCATCACGCCCTCTCCTTTGATGGCTGTTTATGCAGGCACAAAAGCGTATGTGTACAACTTCACACAGTCGCTTGTCAACGAGCTGAAGGATACAAACGTTACCATTACCGCGCTGCTGCCAAACGCAACGGATACCGACTTCTTCAACAAAGCGAATGCGGAGAACACGAAAGTGACCGACGAATTACAAGATCCGGTCATGGTGGCTCAGGAGGGTTATGATGCGCTCATGGCCGGTAAGCCTAAAATTGTTCCGGGCGGTTTCAAGAACAAATCTTATGAAGTGATGGCCTACGTGGCTCCCCAGGAAACTCTGGCGGCTTTGATGCGGGATAAAATGTCGCAGAAACCGGAGCCCGAAGAAGAGAAAGAAGCCTCTATCTCGCTGGCCTGGGGAATTGGGTTTGGCATCGCCGTGATTGCCGGTATCGCCTTAACAGTAGGCTACAAAAACGCGAGCCCCTACGACAAAATACGGTACCGTTACAAAGCTAAATCGGCAAGCGATTCGCTGTCAAATACGTTGTCATCCGTTCTGAGCACGGTCGTTACCGGAGTTGCCGATGCGTACAAAACGACGAAACAGAAGGCGCAACAACTGGCGGAGAAAGAAGAGGATGTGCAGGAGGAAATAGCGGCATAA
- a CDS encoding TspO/MBR family protein has protein sequence MKNSSFWRIATAVFAVGSIIYTTASSSRSRQQSKERHDAGSDGSEYEYDVPVEYEAVFEKNMIVPAGWAFGVVWSTVYTGLAALLVHQALPTQENNPRYIKALPWWWTSWTLNAIFGRFFSQNDPRSIVISDLTTKFNLPAALALHQSLEIGKTDVPSPEKYLRIPVSLYAGWLTAATVVGTPNTLLTLNAWEPDEKRDEPVSAGILSATAGAGYLIANRLNDPWYMVPFVAGFGGIATRQWKKEPIVGWTAAMLAAAYVGLLAYWLPKGKFHEYEQRVIDDTEAEVLAGPVETWEPHQAEIARERMKPIETEGLD, from the coding sequence ATGAAAAACTCATCGTTTTGGCGAATTGCCACCGCAGTATTTGCCGTTGGCAGCATCATTTACACGACTGCGTCCAGCAGTCGGTCGCGGCAACAAAGCAAAGAGCGTCATGATGCCGGTTCGGACGGATCGGAATACGAATATGACGTACCAGTCGAATACGAGGCTGTATTTGAGAAGAACATGATTGTTCCAGCAGGCTGGGCATTTGGCGTTGTTTGGTCTACAGTCTACACGGGTCTGGCGGCCCTGCTGGTTCATCAGGCATTACCCACTCAGGAAAACAACCCACGTTATATAAAGGCATTGCCCTGGTGGTGGACAAGTTGGACGCTCAACGCTATCTTCGGCCGTTTCTTCTCACAAAATGACCCACGGAGTATTGTCATTTCCGACCTGACCACGAAGTTTAATTTACCGGCGGCCCTGGCTCTGCACCAAAGTCTGGAAATTGGTAAAACGGATGTACCATCGCCCGAAAAATACCTTCGTATTCCGGTTAGTTTGTATGCAGGCTGGCTTACGGCAGCAACGGTTGTTGGCACGCCAAACACCTTACTAACCCTCAATGCCTGGGAGCCCGACGAGAAACGTGATGAACCCGTCTCGGCAGGAATTTTAAGCGCAACAGCTGGTGCCGGTTACCTGATTGCCAACCGGCTTAACGACCCCTGGTATATGGTTCCTTTCGTAGCTGGTTTTGGCGGTATTGCTACCCGGCAGTGGAAAAAGGAACCCATAGTAGGCTGGACGGCGGCTATGCTGGCTGCTGCCTATGTAGGCTTGCTGGCCTACTGGCTCCCTAAAGGTAAATTCCATGAATATGAACAACGGGTAATTGATGATACTGAAGCGGAGGTTTTGGCTGGGCCGGTCGAGACATGGGAGCCGCATCAGGCAGAAATAGCCCGCGAACGAATGAAACCGATAGAAACCGAAGGGCTCGATTAA